Sequence from the Rhodopirellula bahusiensis genome:
ACAACGAAAGTTGAAAGTCGCCGCGACCTTGAAAAGATCCATGGCAAGCTCGCCCGTTGCAGCCCAAACGACCGAGCAGTGGAGTGATGTGTCGTTGGAAGTCAGGGACCTCTTTTGACGATCCGTCTGCCATTCGGACTGAAAGCGGTTGAGCGACGGTTTCATTCGTCGCTGGATCGATCGACGGATTCGGTGATTTAGCATGGGATGCATCGGCGACGAACGCGACGATCAAACCGACTCCCACAATTGCGATGAAGTGAGTTCCCAAGTTCAAGCTTCGAGTACGTCGCACCACGGTTTCTCCCTCGGGACTCTGCGTCGTCGCATGGCAAGTGACAACATTGTCGCTCGAAATGTCGTTACCCACGGCATTGCCATCAACAGTATTGAACGTGTGTCGACGTCCAAAGTACCGTCCGGGACGAGGCAAATGGGAAAAGAAAACTGAGATTTGCGCCGGTCAGTGGGCTCGAACTGAGCGGTGCGAGCAGTTTGCGGCGTGGCGAGGCACGTTGGGCGATTTGTGCTGCTGCTTCTGCAGCGCGTGCGCAGTCGTTCTCACGTGAGTTCAGCCATCATGCAAGCGACATCAACTTCGCCACTCACTAATGTCGAATCACACATCGCGACGGTTCAAGAGTCCTTGCTGGAATCGTCGTCGTCGCTCAAGAAATCCAGGTCGAACTCTTCGATTTCTTCGACCGTTTCCGCAGTTGGGTCGGTGGTTCTCGCAGGCTGATCTTGGTTGCTCGGCTCATCGCTCGGCGACAAGGTGATTTCGTCGTCCCCGCCATCGTCTCCGGTTGGCAGAGTGAATTCGCCCGTGTTGGGATCCGCTTCCAGTTGCAAGGAATCTTCGTCGGGATTGAAGGAGGATTCGCCACGCAATTGAGTGATTTGTTCGCTGGGCGAATCGTCATCCAGCAAGTTGCCAACATCAAGCGGCTCGTCGTCAATTGTTTCGGACAGCAGTCCGGCTGAGGTGTCGCTCGGTTCTGAATCGTCGAGCAGTTCGACATCATCGACGCCAAGTTCTTGAACTTCTTCCTCGGCAGGAAGAGCGTCAACGTCCATCGATTCCAATTCGCTGGATGCCAAATCGGCTTCGCTCGTTTCCGAGGCGGGTTCGTCGTCGATCAGGAGGTAATCGGATTCTTCCGTTGTTGTCTCGCTGACTGGCTCGTTCGTTTCGGCAGCGGGTTCGGAGGAGTCGAAATCCAAGACTTCGGTGACTCCCGCCACGGCAGTTGCGACGCCGACCACACCCAACGACTCGGCACCAAATGATGAAGCGTCCGCGTCGTCGCTGACTTCTTCAGAGGAAGAACTGTCCTGCGCACCCTTTGGAAGCGGGAAGATCTCTTCCACGTTGTCGCGAAGCACTTTGCGTCCGAGTTCGACAGCCCGTTCGATTGACCATCCTCGGTCGCTGACGAACTGGTCCGCCAACACACCGCTGAGGACTTTGCGGTACATGTCAAACTTGGGCCAGATGAATTCCAGTTTGTAAGCGTCGCTGTAGTAACCGATCTGTTTGGTTTGCGGAACGGCTTCGAGCCGTGCAGCTGCATCGCGAGCGATGAACGAAGGCGTGTTGCTGTACCACCAGTGGCCGTTGGTGATCACGTTGGGGAAGATCCATGCGTAGCTGACCAATTCCTGGTTGGTGACGCTTGCCAGAACCGAGACGGGGAATTTTACGTTCGGGAACGAGTTGAACAGTTCGCGATACTGAATCAACGAAACTCGCGAATCGTAGAGGTCTTGTCCTTGGAAGACGCCTTCGGGGTAGACCTGACGATTGACGCCAATCATCAAGTCAAACGGCAGACCAAATTCGTCGCAAAGTTCAGCCAGCGTCCAGAACACTCGGCGAGACAGAGCTTCCTGATGCGATGCATCTGCGGAAATACCTTGTTGCAAGACAGCGTTGAGCGCCGTCGACGCTCGGCCATCGCCAACGGGGGTCGGCGTGAATGTTGGTGGGATCGAAATCGCACAGGCACGAGCACCGCGGCTGACGAAGTGTTCAAAGCGTTGTTTCAAACTCGAACGAAGACTTTCGAGACTGCCGTCCAGTTCGATGCCGGTGCAAGCAGCCAACCGGCCGCGAACTTCTGGTTTTGCGAGATGGAATACCAGGTCGTCCGTTCGAAGGCATGGAATGTAGGTTTCGGTGTCAAAGCCTTCGAGAGCGTCGTCGAAGTCGTTGGTCAGGAAAACGGCTTGGACGTTGCTTTGGTCGAGCACCGTTTCGGACCACTGTGCCGATGCCATGATCGATTCGCTGCGATCATAAAGGACTTCCCAATTGTTCAGGTGCAATCGGTCTTCTTCAAAGCCAAAGAACGT
This genomic interval carries:
- a CDS encoding glucuronate isomerase, whose amino-acid sequence is MNAATMSDSSNVAHGPKSEIYEALTSIRLIDPHSHINPHSPASKTLADVLGYHYYTELAHSAGMPKSHIEDKAIGPKELVERLVGGLQALENTAQYSWLIEICRTFFGFEEDRLHLNNWEVLYDRSESIMASAQWSETVLDQSNVQAVFLTNDFDDALEGFDTETYIPCLRTDDLVFHLAKPEVRGRLAACTGIELDGSLESLRSSLKQRFEHFVSRGARACAISIPPTFTPTPVGDGRASTALNAVLQQGISADASHQEALSRRVFWTLAELCDEFGLPFDLMIGVNRQVYPEGVFQGQDLYDSRVSLIQYRELFNSFPNVKFPVSVLASVTNQELVSYAWIFPNVITNGHWWYSNTPSFIARDAAARLEAVPQTKQIGYYSDAYKLEFIWPKFDMYRKVLSGVLADQFVSDRGWSIERAVELGRKVLRDNVEEIFPLPKGAQDSSSSEEVSDDADASSFGAESLGVVGVATAVAGVTEVLDFDSSEPAAETNEPVSETTTEESDYLLIDDEPASETSEADLASSELESMDVDALPAEEEVQELGVDDVELLDDSEPSDTSAGLLSETIDDEPLDVGNLLDDDSPSEQITQLRGESSFNPDEDSLQLEADPNTGEFTLPTGDDGGDDEITLSPSDEPSNQDQPARTTDPTAETVEEIEEFDLDFLSDDDDSSKDS